The following DNA comes from Corallococcus silvisoli.
CCTGGAGGTCTCCCTGCTGGAGGAGCTGGGCCGCATCGCGGAGCGCGCGGTGGAGATCTGCACGCGCCTCCACCGCTTCCCCTGAAGCACGAAGGGCTCCGGAGCCTGCGCCCCGGAGCCCTTCCTTACGTCCTGAACGCGCCGCCGCGGCCTAGCTGCAGCCGCTCGTCGTGCCGCAGTTCGCGCACTTGTAGCAGGCGCCACTGCGCACGGTGATGGCGCCGCAGGTGTGGCAGGGCGGGGCGTCCGCCTGGTTCAGGTACGTGCTGCGCGAGTTCATCGCGGACAACTGCAGCGTCCCCTGCGTCGGCACCGCCGCTTGCGTCACCGGCTCCGGAGGGGACTCCTCCACCGGCGTCACCTCCGCCTCGTCGCCGCGCGGCGAGGTGGGCAGGAACTTCAACGACAGCCACCGGAAGATGTAGTCCGTGATGGACTTGGCGATGGGGATGGCCGGGTTGCCCGTGAAGCCGCTCGGCTCGTAGCGGGTGTGGCAGAACTTGTCGGCCAGCACCTGCATCGGCACGCCGTACTGGAGCGCCAGCGACACGCTGGTGGCGAAGCTGTCCATCAGCCCGCTGACCACCGAGCCCTCCTTCGCCATCACCACGAACAGCTCGCCCGGCGCGCCGTCCTCGTACATGCCCACCGTCAGGTAGCCCTCGTGGCCCCCGATGGAGAACTTGTGCGTGATGGACTGCCGCTCGTCCGGCAGCCGGCGACGGCGCGCCTTGGGCTCCGGCATCACCGCGGGCGCGGGCTCGGCGGCCACGCGGCGGGCCTCCGGGGCCTTGTCCTGCGACGTGTTGAGCGGCTGCGTGCGCTTGCACCCGTCGCGGTAGACCGCGATGGCCTTCAGGCCGCTCTTCCACGCCTCCACGTACGCCTTCTCGATGTCCTCCACCGAGGCGTCGTTGGGCATGTTGACCGTCTTGGAGATGGCGCCAGAGAGGAACGGCTGCGTCGCGGCCATCATCTCGATGTGGCCCATCCAGTGGATGCTGCGCTGTCCCTTGGACGGCTTGAAGGCGCAGTCGAACACCGGCAGGTGCTCCGGCTTCAGGTGCGGCGCGCCCTCGATGGTGTCCTGCCTGTCCAGGTACGCGACGATGTCCTGCGCCTGCGTCTGCGCATAGCCCAGCTTCTCCAGGGCCAGCGGCACCGTCTGGTTGACGATCTTCAGCATGCCGCCGCCCACCAGCTTCTTGTACTTGATGAGCGCGATGTCCGGCTCGATGCCGGTGGTGTCGCAGTCCATCATGAAGCCGATGGTGCCCGTGGGGGCCAGCACCGTCACCTGACTGTTGCGGTAGCCGTGCTCCGTGCCGTGCGCCAGCGCGTCGTCCCACGACGCCTTCTGCGCCGCGTACAGCTCCGCGCTCACGCCGTCCTGGGACAGCTGGTACGCCGCCTTGCGGTGCTTGCGGATGACCCCCAGCATCGGCTCCGCGTTGTTGCCGTAGCCCGCGAACGCGCCCTGCTTCTGGGCGATGCGCGCGCTCGTCGCGTACGCCTCGCCGCACATCAGCGACGTGATGGCCGCCGCGTAGTTGCGGCCCGCGGGCGAGTCGTACGGCAGGCCCGACGCCATCAGCAGTGCGCCCAGGTTCGCGTACCCCAGGCCCAGCGGCCGGTAGTCGTGGCTGTTCTTCGCGATGCGCTCGGTGGGATAGCGGCTGAAGCCGACGATGATCTCCTGCGCCAGCAGCACCACCGACACCGCGTGCTTGAACGCGGCCACGTCGAAGCCGCCCTCCAGCGTGCGGAAGTGCATCAGGTTCAGCGACGCCAGGTTGCAGGCCGAGTCATCCAGGAACATGTACTCGGAGCAGGGGTTGGACGCGTTGATGCGCGCCGTGCCGGAGCACGTGTGCCACGCGTTCACCGTGGTGTCGTACTGGAGGCCGGGGTCGCCGCACAGGTGCGCCGCCTCCGCGATCTCGCGGAACAGCTCCCGCGCCTTGAACGTCTCCACCACCTGGCCGTCGCGCACCGCGCGCGTCTGCCACGGACCGTCATTCACCACCGCGTTCATGAAGTCGTCGGTGACGCGCACGGAGTTGTTCGAGTTCTGGAAGAACACGGACCCGTACGCCTCGCCGTTGAAGGAGGGGTCGTAGCCGGCCTCGATGAGCGCCCAGGCCTTCTTCTCCTCGTTCGACTTGCAGCGGATGAACTCGAGGATGTCCGGGTGCTCGGCGTTGAGGATGACCATCTTCGCCGCGCGCCGCGTCTTGCCGCCGCTCTTGATGACGCCCGCGAACGCGTCGAAGCCGCGCATGAACGACACCGGGCCGGACGCGGTGCCGCCGCCCGCCAGCAGCTCCTTGCTCCCGCGGATGGAGGAGAGGTTGGAGCCCGTGCCGCTGCCGTACTTGAAGAGCATCCCCTCCGTGCGCGCCAGCCCCAGGATGGACTCCATGTTGTCGTCCACGCTGTTGATGAAGCACGCCGAGCACTGCGGGTGCGCTTCCACGCCCACGTTGAACCAGACGGGCGAATTGAAGGCCGCCTTCTGCCGCAGCAACAGGTGCGTCAGCTCCGCGTGGAACGTGTCGCGGTCCGCCTCCGACGCGAAGTAGTGCCCGTCCTCGCCCCAGCGGGCGAGGGTGTCCACCACGCGCGCCACCAGCTTGCGCACGCTCGTCTCACGGTCCGGCGTCCCAGGCGTGCCCCGGAAGTACTTCGACGCCACGACGTTCGTCGCCAGCATCGACCAGGACTTGGGGACTTCGATGTCCTTCTGGTCGAAGACGACCTTGCCGTCCTCGCCCTTGATGCTCGCGCCGCGGGACTCCCACGCCAGCTCGTCCGCCGGATCCACTCCCGGCGTCGTGAAGAAGCGCTCCAGGCTCAGCCCCGTCGTGGTCGTCGCGGCCTTCCCCTTCGCCCGTCCCCCGCGCCGCGACTCCTTGCCTCCCACCACCGGCTTGCCACCCAGTTCCTTCTCCATGACGCCCACCTCCAGATTCACTGAGAGTGCTGATGCAAAGTTTGCGGAAACGCCAACGCCGCGAGATCCCAGGGGATCCGTTGCTCACGCGTGGACACAGGAAAGGCGGCGCTGGGATGGTTCGGGGCGGGCGGAAACCAGTGGACGCATCCCTGGAATCCGGGCCCGGGCCTGACTGCCCACCCGCCGGGCGGGCGGATCCATATGATCGCCGGGGGGGGCCGTCAATATCCCCCGGCTCCCCTATATCTAGTGTCCGGTTTCAACGTACACACTTCATTTTGTGTGCCTTCGGACTGGAAAGACCCTGAGGCGCTGCTCTCCTGCGCAGTGGGTGTGATCCTGACCCAAGGCTGATCTAGGAACCCGGTTCCCAGGTGGCAACGGCTGCCGTGGCTGGCGATGTAGGGTCATGACCCTGCATCGCCACGGGGACCGCCAGAGGGGGACGCCAAGCGCTCGTGATCACTCGCGGATGTTTGCTGTCAGTCCGTGCACCGGGCGGAGGGGGACTCCCTGGCTCGCGCGGCTGGGGGCCCGGGCGGAGGGGGCCTGACGGCTCGGGCGCTGAACGGGGGCATCGATTTCGACGGTCGGGCGCGTTAGGAGGCGAACCATGCCGCCTCCCTTTGAACGCCATGTCTTCGTCTGCACCAACCGTCGCCCGGAGGGGAACCCGAAGGGGTGCTGCGCCTCCAAGGGGGGAGAGGAGGTCCGGGCGGCCTTCAAGGAGGAGCTCGACAAGCGCGGGCTCAAGCGCACGATGCGCGCCAACGCGGCGGGCTGCGTGGACACCTGCGCGTTCGGCGTCTCCGTGGTCGTCTATCCGGAGGGCACCTGGTACGGCGGCGTGAAGGTGGAGGACGTGCCCACCATCGTCGAGGAGCACCTGGTGCAGGGCCGCCCCGTGGAGCGGCTGTTGATGCCCTTCAACAAGAAGGCGGAGCGCTGAAGGCGGCTCTCGAGCCACCTCGCGCCCCGCCCCGGGAAGCCTGGAGCCCGTGACTTAGCGGCGCTTGCCCAGCAGGCGCACGAGCGACAGGAACAGGTTGATGAAGTCCAGGTAGAGGGTGAGCGCGCCCACGATGCTCACCGCCGCCGTGCTCTGGTAGCCGGTGCCCGCGTGGTACTCGCGCAGCTTCTGCGTGTCGTAGGCGGTGAGGCCGGCGAACACGAGCACGCCCGCGCAGGCGGTCACGAACGACACGGCGTCGCTGCGGATGAACAGGTTCACCAGGCCCGCGACGAGGATGCCGATGAGGCCCATGAAGAGGAACGTGCCCCAGCCGCTCAGGTCCTTCTTGGTGACGGTGCCGTAGACGGCCATCGCGCCGTACACCGCGGACGTGATGAAGAACACCTGGGCGAGCGAGCCCGCCGTGTAGATGAGGAAGAGCACCGACAGCGTCACGCCG
Coding sequences within:
- a CDS encoding vitamin B12-dependent ribonucleotide reductase → MEKELGGKPVVGGKESRRGGRAKGKAATTTTGLSLERFFTTPGVDPADELAWESRGASIKGEDGKVVFDQKDIEVPKSWSMLATNVVASKYFRGTPGTPDRETSVRKLVARVVDTLARWGEDGHYFASEADRDTFHAELTHLLLRQKAAFNSPVWFNVGVEAHPQCSACFINSVDDNMESILGLARTEGMLFKYGSGTGSNLSSIRGSKELLAGGGTASGPVSFMRGFDAFAGVIKSGGKTRRAAKMVILNAEHPDILEFIRCKSNEEKKAWALIEAGYDPSFNGEAYGSVFFQNSNNSVRVTDDFMNAVVNDGPWQTRAVRDGQVVETFKARELFREIAEAAHLCGDPGLQYDTTVNAWHTCSGTARINASNPCSEYMFLDDSACNLASLNLMHFRTLEGGFDVAAFKHAVSVVLLAQEIIVGFSRYPTERIAKNSHDYRPLGLGYANLGALLMASGLPYDSPAGRNYAAAITSLMCGEAYATSARIAQKQGAFAGYGNNAEPMLGVIRKHRKAAYQLSQDGVSAELYAAQKASWDDALAHGTEHGYRNSQVTVLAPTGTIGFMMDCDTTGIEPDIALIKYKKLVGGGMLKIVNQTVPLALEKLGYAQTQAQDIVAYLDRQDTIEGAPHLKPEHLPVFDCAFKPSKGQRSIHWMGHIEMMAATQPFLSGAISKTVNMPNDASVEDIEKAYVEAWKSGLKAIAVYRDGCKRTQPLNTSQDKAPEARRVAAEPAPAVMPEPKARRRRLPDERQSITHKFSIGGHEGYLTVGMYEDGAPGELFVVMAKEGSVVSGLMDSFATSVSLALQYGVPMQVLADKFCHTRYEPSGFTGNPAIPIAKSITDYIFRWLSLKFLPTSPRGDEAEVTPVEESPPEPVTQAAVPTQGTLQLSAMNSRSTYLNQADAPPCHTCGAITVRSGACYKCANCGTTSGCS
- a CDS encoding (2Fe-2S) ferredoxin domain-containing protein; amino-acid sequence: MPPPFERHVFVCTNRRPEGNPKGCCASKGGEEVRAAFKEELDKRGLKRTMRANAAGCVDTCAFGVSVVVYPEGTWYGGVKVEDVPTIVEEHLVQGRPVERLLMPFNKKAER
- a CDS encoding Bax inhibitor-1/YccA family protein — encoded protein: MAWESSGGWQSGREAEVDSVLVQESQRAFMSRVHGWMFAGLALTGVMALLTVTNQALLQIALEYRMGLILAELGLVMALSFLAPRLSGPVAAMMFLGYSAMNGVTLSVLFLIYTAGSLAQVFFITSAVYGAMAVYGTVTKKDLSGWGTFLFMGLIGILVAGLVNLFIRSDAVSFVTACAGVLVFAGLTAYDTQKLREYHAGTGYQSTAAVSIVGALTLYLDFINLFLSLVRLLGKRR